In Staphylococcus lloydii, the following proteins share a genomic window:
- a CDS encoding SAV1978 family virulence-associated passenger protein, whose protein sequence is MRSTYFTNKHYLTKDNRRIAHVHIVGNACTVCGHYRRFTEFKRRTFDKAAFEQFCIDRGLTMKE, encoded by the coding sequence ATGAGATCCACATACTTCACTAACAAGCATTACCTAACCAAAGATAACCGACGTATTGCCCACGTACATATTGTGGGTAATGCGTGCACAGTATGCGGGCATTATAGAAGGTTTACTGAATTTAAGCGACGTACGTTTGATAAAGCAGCATTTGAACAGTTTTGTATCGATAGAGGATTAACAATGAAGGAGTGA